TATCCGTCTATATCAATGGTCACATAATATTGCGCTCCATCGGGAATAAGCGCCAGAACTTCATCCGGCGTCATCTTACTGGCCTGACGCGCCGTGATAATGGTGCTTCCATATTTCCTTGCATCCTCGAAATCGGATCTTCGGCTGCTGCCAAGCCCCCGTATCCCGATCTGGAACATATCCCCAATATGACTCATCTCTGACATGCGCCGCATAGGGCTGCCATTCGTATACTTTTGACCGCCCGCCGCATATGTCCAATCGAGATGTGCATCGAATTGAATTACTACGAGATCTTTAAACCGATCAAGCGCCCGTGCCACCGGAATCGTGATCGAATGATCGCCGCCCATGACGGCAGGCAATGCCCCGCGGTCCAAAATCATACGGATCGCAGCTTCAATATTGGCAAAGGATTCCTCCACATTTGCTGGAACCATATCTACATCGCCACAGTCGACGACACGAATTGGCGCTGCCAGCAGCTGCTCATCATAGTCAGGGTCATAGAATCCCGCATCGCCGCGGCCATAGTGACAAGAGACCTCACGAATCCTGCGCGGACCGAATTTGGAGCCGTTCATATAGGCTGTCCCTAAATCATATGGTACACCAATTACCGCAATATCCGCATCCAGTGTTGTCAAGTCTGTATGAATCGGATATTTTGCAAAAGATGCTATCCCGGTGATTGGCAAGTTGACTTTTTCCTGCATAGGATCTCCTCCTCAATGACTATTGTCCGGATTATTCTTGCATTTTATCAGCGATTCCTCATGGCTGACTTTTTGGAGTGAAACAGATAACCTCCTTTCACTTTTTTGTTCCGATGGTACATAAATTGAAGTACGGTACCATGGAGCCGAATTTCCGACAAAGAATGGCAGCCAGGATGGATGAAAGTAAAACGACAACATAGAGCAGAACAGACTTGGATGCAGTCAATATGATACCGTGATTCTCCAGGTAGAGCGTGTAATGACCGATGAAGAGAGGATGGACAAGGTAAGCAAAGTAGGAATGGCGGCCGAGGAGTGAGAAGATAGGGTTGAGGCAGGAAGGATAATGCTGATAGGTGAATATCATGAAGAAGAAAAAGGAAGCGGCCAGTGTATATACGATGCCTTGCGGAGAAAGCTGATGCGCTGTATTGATGGCATCCATCTGTGTATAGCCGCCGTCCATGAGCGAATAGTAGTAGTGCAGAAGGGCGATAATGGAGCCAAAGGAAAATAGGGAGACAGTAAGCTGATGATCTTTGAGAATTCGAAGAAATTCATCAATGTGCATTGCCGCATAACCGCCAATCAAAAAAACAAATGCATAATGCAGTGGCAGATAGTTTAAGCGATAGAGCAGCAGCGATTTAAAAAAGGAGTCCTCCAGCGAATACGTCCAAATAATAAAATCCATATCATAGCTGGAAAAATAATTGAAACCAACCTGTAAAAAAAAGAGTATGACAAGTCCGATAGGATTGATTTTTCGCAGAATTTGATACCAAAGCGGCATGGAGATATAGAACCAAAAGAGAATGACTAAGAAATAGAGATGGTATTTTGCATTTCCGAAAAAGAGGAGATCGGCAAGATAGGGAATGGCGGGAAATCCCGTATGATACAGAATGCTGTCATGATAAAGATAAAAGAGTGACCAGACCATGTACGGCAATAGGACCGCCTTTGCGCGCCGCCGGATAAATGACCGGTAGGAAAAAGGCTTTTGCGGATCCATATTGTAAAAAATGCCGAAGGCAGAGATGAAAAAGAAGATAGGGACGGCAAACCGAGTTACGATTTCATAGAGTGCTGTCAAATTGGCATTGGGAACCGGACTGCCTAAATACTGGGATCCGATGTGAATCCCAATTACGCCGAGCATCGAGATTCCTCTTATGTATTCGATTGCAGGAAGCCTGGGCTTCGTCATGCATACACCGCCATTCATTGAATTTTCACCTTTGACTATAACGAACTTTTTCAATTTTGTCCATAAAATGGTGTTACTTTTATTTGCTTTTTCACTTTGTAGTGACTAGAATAGTAGAGGGGAGGGCTCGATGCTGTGAAAACGATACAGAAAAAAGACAGACCCATTGGGGTTTTTGATTCCGGGCTGGGAGGCATAAGTGTCTTAAAGGAGCTGATGTACCTCTTGCCGAGAGAAAACTATATCTTTTATGCCGATGCGGCGCATACTCCATATGGAGAGCGAAGTATCGAAGAACTTGAAGCATTGACAACGCGTGCTGCGGAAACACTGATCCAAGAGGGTGTAAAAGCCATTTTGATTGCCTGCAATACGGCGACGAGTGCCGCCGGACAGGCACTGAGAGAGAAGCATCCGGAGCTGCCCATCATCGGGATTGAGCCTGCGGTAAAGCCGGCCGTGCTCTCCGGCGGACATCCGACGGTTGTCGTGATGGCAACACACGCAACACTTCGCCAGGAGAAGTATAGAAAACTGCTTGAAAAGTATAAAAATCAAGGAAATATCTACAGTTTGCCGGCTCCCGGGCTTGTGACCTTTGTGGAACAGGGGGAGCTTGACACGGAGGCGGTGCGCAGTTATATCCGTGAAGGAATAAAGGGGTTGTCGATACCCGATAACAAGATCGATGCGGTCGTCTTAGGATGCACACATTTCCCTTTTGTACGAAGTGCGATTGAATCCGTTGTGGGAAAAGAGGCCAATGTCTACGACGGAGCGCAGGGGGCTGCGCAGGAGATGAAGCGGCGTTTGAAAGCACAGGAGCTGCTTTCGGAGCGTACGGAGACGGGAACGATACTTTGGCAAAACAGTAAGGGCGAAGAGGCGTATAATAAAAAGGCAGAGGGAATGCTTGCCTTGTTAAAGGCGCATA
This portion of the Selenomonas sp. TAMA-11512 genome encodes:
- a CDS encoding agmatinase gives rise to the protein MQEKVNLPITGIASFAKYPIHTDLTTLDADIAVIGVPYDLGTAYMNGSKFGPRRIREVSCHYGRGDAGFYDPDYDEQLLAAPIRVVDCGDVDMVPANVEESFANIEAAIRMILDRGALPAVMGGDHSITIPVARALDRFKDLVVIQFDAHLDWTYAAGGQKYTNGSPMRRMSEMSHIGDMFQIGIRGLGSSRRSDFEDARKYGSTIITARQASKMTPDEVLALIPDGAQYYVTIDIDGYDLSIASGVGSPSPGGLSYNWETEVLEGIARKGEVVAFDMVEVAPQYDPTGVTPRVAAMTMLDFMGHIMLNRR
- a CDS encoding acyltransferase encodes the protein MTKPRLPAIEYIRGISMLGVIGIHIGSQYLGSPVPNANLTALYEIVTRFAVPIFFFISAFGIFYNMDPQKPFSYRSFIRRRAKAVLLPYMVWSLFYLYHDSILYHTGFPAIPYLADLLFFGNAKYHLYFLVILFWFYISMPLWYQILRKINPIGLVILFFLQVGFNYFSSYDMDFIIWTYSLEDSFFKSLLLYRLNYLPLHYAFVFLIGGYAAMHIDEFLRILKDHQLTVSLFSFGSIIALLHYYYSLMDGGYTQMDAINTAHQLSPQGIVYTLAASFFFFMIFTYQHYPSCLNPIFSLLGRHSYFAYLVHPLFIGHYTLYLENHGIILTASKSVLLYVVVLLSSILAAILCRKFGSMVPYFNLCTIGTKK
- the murI gene encoding glutamate racemase, whose product is MKTIQKKDRPIGVFDSGLGGISVLKELMYLLPRENYIFYADAAHTPYGERSIEELEALTTRAAETLIQEGVKAILIACNTATSAAGQALREKHPELPIIGIEPAVKPAVLSGGHPTVVVMATHATLRQEKYRKLLEKYKNQGNIYSLPAPGLVTFVEQGELDTEAVRSYIREGIKGLSIPDNKIDAVVLGCTHFPFVRSAIESVVGKEANVYDGAQGAAQEMKRRLKAQELLSERTETGTILWQNSKGEEAYNKKAEGMLALLKAHTLRE